The proteins below come from a single Patescibacteria group bacterium genomic window:
- a CDS encoding dolichyl-phosphate beta-glucosyltransferase translates to MKKASIFKAFSLVIPVYNEEKRIKKSLERIVQYLDKKCDEYEIIIVDDGSTDRTLEVINEVSNDRFRIIKSEKNRGKGFAVKKGMLTAKYEYVLFSDADLSTPIEEIEKFEQYAADFDIIIGSRAIKGSNIEIHQSKFKEFLGRVGNRLIQLVLLPGIQDTQCGFKLFNKKSTAIFEKQTIDRWGFDFEILWLARKMGFKIKEVPVHWINDFGTKVSGFSHYVKTFRELLKIKWNSMLKKYNFKKND, encoded by the coding sequence ATGAAAAAAGCATCCATATTTAAGGCGTTTTCCCTTGTAATTCCCGTCTATAACGAGGAGAAAAGAATAAAAAAATCTCTTGAAAGGATCGTTCAATATCTGGATAAAAAATGCGATGAATATGAGATAATAATTGTTGATGACGGCAGTACCGATAGGACACTCGAAGTGATTAATGAGGTAAGTAATGACCGCTTCAGGATAATTAAATCGGAAAAGAACAGAGGAAAAGGTTTTGCTGTAAAAAAAGGTATGCTTACGGCAAAATATGAATATGTCCTTTTTTCAGATGCGGATCTTTCAACTCCGATTGAAGAGATTGAGAAGTTTGAACAATATGCTGCAGACTTTGATATCATAATCGGTTCACGGGCGATCAAAGGATCTAATATTGAGATCCATCAGTCAAAATTCAAGGAATTTCTGGGTCGGGTGGGAAACAGGTTAATCCAGCTGGTTTTACTGCCGGGTATACAGGATACTCAGTGCGGATTCAAACTATTCAATAAAAAAAGTACGGCAATTTTTGAAAAGCAGACGATAGACCGATGGGGATTTGATTTTGAGATTTTATGGCTCGCCAGAAAAATGGGTTTTAAAATCAAGGAAGTGCCGGTACATTGGATCAATGACTTTGGCACAAAAGTATCCGGATTTTCGCATTATGTTAAGACATTTAGAGAATTGCTGAAAATTAAATGGAATTCCATGCTTAAAAAATATAATTTCAAAAAAAATGACTGA
- a CDS encoding GtrA family protein yields the protein MRKLISSIKNHEQIQRRPYIAQFVKFAIIGTANTFVDFGIYFGLTRSFQFWENHYLWANFVAFAVAASSSYILNKNWTFRDNNRRIRIQYSKFILVSAAGLLINETILYLLVTHAEIHDLIAKAMAISVVLFWNFTINKIWTFRPQQNSQNEQL from the coding sequence ATGCGTAAGCTAATAAGCAGTATAAAAAACCACGAGCAGATTCAAAGGCGCCCATATATCGCTCAGTTTGTGAAATTTGCTATCATCGGCACGGCAAATACTTTTGTTGATTTTGGTATTTATTTTGGCCTTACCCGTTCATTCCAGTTCTGGGAGAATCACTACCTTTGGGCGAATTTTGTCGCGTTTGCCGTGGCTGCTTCCTCCAGCTACATACTAAATAAAAATTGGACTTTCAGAGATAATAATCGAAGAATCCGTATTCAATATTCCAAGTTTATTTTAGTCAGCGCAGCCGGACTGTTAATAAATGAAACAATACTGTATTTACTTGTGACACATGCTGAAATCCATGATTTAATTGCCAAAGCAATGGCGATCAGCGTTGTTTTGTTTTGGAATTTTACAATCAATAAAATATGGACTTTCCGTCCGCAGCAAAACAGCCAGAATGAACAGTTGTAA